One segment of Pleomorphomonas sp. PLEO DNA contains the following:
- a CDS encoding NAD(P)H-dependent oxidoreductase subunit E translates to MSEDTAVDDVESEAEEAPEDEIIVLAQKWKKKKGSLIMALHELQGRLGYVPRESAMKLGREMGVPLANIYEVLTFYNYFKLESPGKYIISVCTGTACHIKGSPKLLHGVEDELGIKEGQSTPDGEYHLQGVRCLGCCGLAPLASVNGKVYGKQDVTNAHGLLEHVKHDQPMHVAAESADAE, encoded by the coding sequence ATGAGTGAAGATACCGCGGTGGATGACGTTGAATCCGAGGCCGAAGAGGCTCCGGAGGATGAAATCATCGTCCTAGCTCAGAAATGGAAGAAGAAAAAAGGCAGCCTGATCATGGCGTTGCATGAACTTCAGGGGCGACTTGGCTATGTGCCACGAGAATCTGCCATGAAGCTCGGTCGCGAGATGGGCGTGCCGCTTGCCAACATCTATGAGGTACTGACCTTCTATAACTACTTCAAGCTCGAAAGTCCGGGGAAATACATCATTTCGGTGTGCACCGGCACGGCCTGCCACATCAAGGGCTCGCCGAAGCTGTTGCATGGCGTTGAGGATGAGCTCGGGATCAAGGAAGGCCAAAGCACGCCTGACGGCGAATACCACCTTCAAGGGGTACGCTGCCTCGGCTGTTGCGGCCTTGCGCCGCTCGCTTCGGTCAACGGCAAGGTCTACGGCAAACAAGATGTCACCAACGCCCATGGGCTGCTCGAGCACGTCAAGCACGACCAGCCGATGCATGTTGCCGCCGAGTCCGCCGACGCCGAATAG
- a CDS encoding methyl-accepting chemotaxis protein produces the protein MSIRGKLAIVVVMLLLPLGLMSGLFVSQSKKDIAFADAELAGTGWLRQMWPSLISWASEPDSSDAKVLEAAKSLASPDYSSSVRDAASRLSLSDKKPPEIGSSFRDLATAAGNDSNLILDPDLDSFYVMDTVVVRLPDLITRAAELDMLARSQSKLDTLDDAARAAFIVLLGQIETDMSTIKASVDVAMANNASGTVAAALDGPTKSFADSVGTFAGTADKVAADLRNDAMRASADVAGLATANKALVAAADRYWRQSADQLDQLLDVRVAGFWTRMLSMLGLALGIAVLAIVAAVLLSRSIVRSISSLDGHIRELGDADISTELVEASRTDEVGQLARAVAYFRDRTIEKLNEANSEERQREIIQNKRNALAEVADRLRLSVNSVVSAINAVVKNVRVVIEAVATNASTTRTELDRSLSQLDLTNKDMNVVVSSVTQLATSISEIAQQTTLSAKGATTARTRSEAAKALGTKLSEASERIGQVTTLISAIAQQTNLLALNATIEAARAGDAGKGFAVVAAEVKQLANQTAGATEEITRQVEDIRSAAQEVASSLDEITGSIEDMSSLSAKIAGAMEKQSTATSEINESLDRSTAANHDVVVSLNCLPPLASHTEEAAGKLADMSATLVSQVQSLEHEVDALVHDLMDQRRHVRKETNVLLNVDAANGAKRAIRLHDVSRSGMRMAQIEGLEPGVKCRINHPTLGALDVKVVWRNDQAMGVQFIDRVLSDQEVDQLVAGRLAA, from the coding sequence ATGTCCATTCGCGGAAAATTGGCTATCGTTGTTGTCATGCTTCTTTTACCGCTTGGATTGATGTCCGGCTTGTTTGTATCGCAGAGCAAGAAGGACATCGCATTCGCCGACGCTGAGCTCGCCGGAACCGGCTGGCTTCGCCAAATGTGGCCGTCGTTGATCTCCTGGGCATCTGAACCCGATAGCAGCGATGCAAAAGTTCTGGAGGCTGCTAAGTCTCTCGCGTCGCCCGACTATTCGTCATCTGTGCGCGACGCGGCCAGCCGCCTTTCGCTGTCCGACAAAAAGCCACCCGAGATCGGATCTTCCTTCCGTGATCTGGCGACCGCGGCGGGTAACGACAGCAATCTGATCCTCGATCCGGATCTCGACAGCTTCTATGTCATGGACACGGTGGTCGTTCGTCTGCCCGACCTGATCACCCGCGCTGCCGAACTGGATATGCTGGCGCGCAGTCAATCGAAGCTTGATACTCTCGATGATGCTGCTCGTGCCGCCTTCATCGTGCTTTTGGGGCAGATCGAAACCGACATGAGCACGATCAAGGCGTCGGTTGATGTCGCCATGGCAAATAATGCTTCCGGCACCGTCGCCGCCGCACTTGACGGTCCGACCAAGTCGTTTGCCGACAGCGTTGGAACATTCGCGGGAACCGCCGACAAAGTCGCCGCCGATCTGCGCAATGACGCAATGCGCGCTTCCGCCGACGTTGCTGGGCTTGCGACTGCGAACAAGGCACTGGTCGCGGCGGCCGACCGTTATTGGCGGCAATCGGCCGACCAGCTTGACCAGTTGCTCGATGTGCGCGTTGCCGGCTTTTGGACCCGCATGCTTTCCATGCTCGGTCTCGCGCTTGGGATTGCCGTTCTCGCCATTGTTGCAGCCGTTCTCTTGTCGCGTTCGATCGTGCGCAGCATCAGCAGCCTTGATGGGCATATCCGAGAGCTCGGTGACGCCGATATTTCCACGGAACTTGTGGAGGCTAGCCGTACCGACGAGGTCGGCCAGTTGGCCCGCGCCGTCGCTTATTTCCGAGACCGGACGATTGAAAAACTCAACGAGGCCAATTCCGAGGAGCGACAGCGCGAGATTATCCAGAACAAGCGCAACGCTTTGGCGGAGGTGGCGGATCGTCTTCGCCTCTCGGTCAACTCCGTTGTGTCGGCGATCAACGCTGTGGTGAAAAATGTCAGAGTCGTCATTGAGGCCGTCGCCACCAATGCTTCGACGACGCGCACCGAACTCGACCGTTCGCTGAGCCAGCTTGACCTCACCAACAAAGACATGAACGTTGTTGTGTCGTCGGTCACCCAGCTCGCCACATCTATTTCCGAGATAGCGCAACAGACGACGCTTTCGGCCAAAGGCGCGACGACGGCTCGCACCCGCTCGGAGGCGGCCAAAGCTTTGGGAACCAAGCTTTCCGAAGCGTCAGAGCGAATTGGTCAGGTGACGACCTTGATTTCGGCCATCGCCCAGCAGACCAACCTCCTTGCTCTCAATGCGACCATCGAGGCGGCAAGGGCGGGCGATGCCGGCAAGGGCTTTGCCGTGGTCGCCGCCGAGGTCAAGCAATTGGCCAATCAGACGGCTGGTGCGACCGAGGAAATAACCCGTCAGGTCGAAGATATTCGCTCCGCCGCGCAGGAGGTTGCATCGTCGCTGGACGAAATTACTGGCTCGATCGAGGATATGTCTTCTCTCAGTGCAAAGATCGCCGGCGCGATGGAAAAGCAGAGCACGGCGACGTCGGAAATCAACGAAAGCCTGGATAGATCAACGGCGGCCAATCATGATGTTGTCGTCAGCCTCAACTGCTTGCCGCCTCTCGCTTCTCATACAGAAGAAGCGGCCGGAAAGCTGGCTGATATGAGCGCCACGCTGGTCAGCCAGGTTCAAAGTCTCGAGCATGAGGTGGATGCTCTCGTCCACGACCTGATGGATCAGCGTCGGCATGTTCGCAAGGAGACCAACGTCCTGTTGAATGTCGATGCCGCAAACGGTGCCAAACGTGCCATCCGACTGCATGACGTTTCGCGGTCCGGCATGCGCATGGCACAGATCGAGGGATTGGAACCGGGCGTGAAATGCCGCATAAACCACCCGACGCTGGGCGCTCTGGACGTCAAGGTGGTCTGGCGAAACGATCAGGCTATGGGCGTTCAGTTCATTGATCGTGTGCTGTCGGACCAAGAGGTGGATCAGTTGGTTGCCGGGCGGCTCGCCGCCTGA